Part of the Pseudomonas lijiangensis genome is shown below.
TGAACAGATGCGGACCGCTGCCGGTGCTTCCCGTGTCGCCGGGCTGGCGGCGCAGTTCGAAGAGTTTCACGTCGTGTTCCAGCAGTGCCTTGCGATAAGGCGCATAGCCGCCATGTACCGCTGGCACGTCGGTGGCCTCCAGTGAGTTGGTCAGCAGGCTCACGGATACGCCAGCGTCCGCACGGTTGGTGAGGTACAGCAAGCCTGCCTCGCCCGGCACGAAGTACGCCGAAATCAGCATCAGTTCCTGGTGTGCCTTCAGCAGCTCGGGAGCCAGTTGCGTCGTGAGCAGCAGATGCGGATCGGGTTCCCCTCGCGCCAGGACCTTGGTCGGCGCGTCCCACAAGGCCTGGTTATGGGCCCACGTCAGTTCGTTGAGCCAGGTGTTCAGGCTGGGCCGGGTCTTGTAGCTCATCAGGCGCTCATACAGGGCCTTGTGCTGCTGATGGGCCTCTTCCAGAGACTTGGCCAGGCGTTTGCGAGCCTTCGCCAGGTCTTTGGTGGTGGGCAGGATGTACATGAACTCATCGATGGGTTTGCTCAGCGTGCTGTTCCAGTACTGATCGAAACTGTGCCCCAGTTGCTCGGCCACCGGACCGACGCTGAGCATGTCGATATCGGTGAAATTCATATTGGGTTCGGCATCGAAGTACTCGTCGCCCAGGTTGCGCCCGCCGACGATGGCCACGCTGCTGTCGGCCAGCCACAGCTTGTTGTGCATGCGCCGATGTTGCTGCGAGAGGTTCATCAGGCGCCCGACACTGCGGGTCACGCCGGTTTCACGGCCCAGGTTCTGCGGGTTGAACAGACGGATCTGGATATTCGGATGAGCGGCGAGGGTGGCGATGGGCTGATCGAGGCCGTCGCTGGTGGTGTCATCCAGCAGGATCCGCACACGAACCCCGCGATCTGCAGCCTTGAGCAGCTCATCGATCAGGATGCGCGTACTCAGGCCGTCATGGGCGATGTAGTACTGCAGATCCAGGCTGCTTTTGGCACTGCGGATCAGCTCGGCACGGGCCATGAACGCATCGGTGCTTTCGGGCAGCAGGCGAAATCCCGAACGCCCTTCATGGGGCATTGCCAAGGCCTGGATCGAGCGTCCGAACTCGGACGTTGAAGGCGCCAGGACCTGGCTCGGCTCGTTGGGAACGCTGAGGTGCGTGCAGCCACTGACGCTCAGCGCAACCAGCAGGCAAAGGGGCAAGGCCCATGATGTCTTCAAATTTTTTGTCCGTCAGGCAGGTTTCGCATGCGATATGACCCTGAAATGACGGAAAGATTTTCAGGTTTCAGTCGGTTTGTGCACTCATTTTCGCAATCATCATGCCGATCGTGCGTACAGCGTTCTCGATTTCCGGTGTCGATTTGGGGGCGAAGTTCATGCGCAGGCAGTTCCTGTATTTCCCGGACGCCGAGAAAATACTGCCCACAGCGATCTGCACATCGTATTCCAGCAAGGCACGATTCAGACGCAATGTGTCGAAGTCTTCCGCCAGTTCCACCCACAACATGAACCCGCCCTGAGGCCGGCTGACCCGTGTGCCTTCAGGGAAATAACGCATGACCCAATCGATCATCTGGTCGCGGCTGCGCTGGTATTGCGCCCGCATGCGCCGCAGATGCGGCTCGAAGTGGCCGCCCTGGAGGAATTCGGCAATCGCCAGTTGCGGCTGGGGTGCTGTGGAGCCGGTGCCGATGTATTTCATGTGCAGCACACGCTCCAGATAACGCCCCGGCGCGACCCAGCCGACGCGCAGCCCTGGAGCGATGCTCTTGGAGAACGAACTGCACAGCAGGACGCGGCCATCTTCATCGAAGGACTTGATGGTGCGCGGGCGAGGGTAGTTGAAGGCCAGGTCGCCATACACGTCGTCTTCGATGATCGCCACGTCGAAACGCTGGGCCAGTGTCAGCAAGGCCCGTTTACGTGCTTCGGGCATCACGTAGCCCAGAGGATTGTTGCAGCTGGGCGTCAACTGTATGGCCTTGATTGGCCACTGTTCCAGCGCCAGTTCCAGGGCTTCGAGGCTGATGCCGGTGATCGGGTCGGTGGGGATTTCCAGCGCCTTCATGCCCAGGCCCTTTAGGGTCTGCATGGCGCCGAAGAAGCTGGGCGAGTCCACGGCCACGATATCGCCCGGTGAGCAGATGGCGCGAATGCTCGCCGACAGGGCTTCGTGGCAGCCGGTGGTGATGATCAGGTCGTTGGCGGTGAGGTTGCAGCCTGAGTCCAGAAGCAGCCGCGCAATCTGTTCGCGAAGTGTATGGACGCCATGGATATTGTCGTAATACAGACCGGGCATGCTCTGTTTGCGGCTCAACTGGCTGAGCGAGCGCATCAGTGGTTTGAGCGTCGGGCTGCTGATATCCGGCATGCCGCGGCCTAGCTGGGTGATCGCATGGGCAGGCGAGACGCGAATCAGGTCCAGCACCTGTTCCCACTGGGAGATATCCACCGGTCGTTGAACCGGGCGGCCCACCGCCGGGAGTGCCGGTGCCTTTCTGCTGGCAGGCACGAAATAGCCGGACTTGGGTTTCGGAGCCGCCAGCCCGCTGTCCTCAAGCACACGATACGCCTGTTGCACGGTGCTCAGGCTGACGCCATGTTCAAGGCTCAGCGCCCGTACCGACGGCAAGCGGTCGCCCGGGCGATAGAAGCCGTTTTCAATGCGTGAGCCAAGCAGTTCGGCGAGGTTGACGTAGAGCGTCATGGCGTACTCTGGAATGTTGTGGGCCGGGGAAGCAATACAGATTGGGCAAAAATATAGCATTCAGTGCTGATTCTGACTTGTCTGTATGGAAATAAATAATGTTTTTTGAATCTGTAATGGTTTTCCGGGACGCGCCATCATGGCATCACACCAAAACATGATGGAGGGTTGAAAAATGAACGGGCTCAGCGATGTGCGTCTAGCGCTTCACAGCCATGAACTGCAGGAGAAGAGTCTGGCGGGCAACGCCAGTGCGAACTCACAACCCTGCATGAGCCGCTGGGCGCTGTATCGTCATCGTTGGACCACCCGTCATGCGCTGCTGAAGCTGACCGAGGATCAGCTTCGCGACATCGGGCTCGATGCCGGGCAGGCCATGGCCGAAGCCATGAAGCCCTTCTGGAGGATGTGAGTCAGCGCAGTTCCTTGAGCCGATGCCAGAGCATTCCCAGCGCCAGTAATGGCGAGCGCAGATGCTTGCCGCCGGGGAAGGTCATGTGCGGGACCTTGGCAAACAACTCGAAGCCATCGCTGTGCTGACCGGCGATGGCCTCGGCCAGTAACCGGCCTGCCAGGTGAGTGGCATTGAGCCCATGACCCGCATAGGCCTGGGCATAGAACACGTTCGGCTTGTCTTTGAGCTGACCGATCTGCGGCAGTCGGTTGGCGCCGATGCCGATCATCCCGCCCCATTGAAAATCTATCTTTACGCCAGCCAGTTGCGGAAAGACTTCCAGCATCTTGGGCCGCATGTAGCCCGCGATGTCCTGCGGGTCGCGCCCCGAGTAGTGACAGGCGCCACCGAACAGCAGGCGTCGGTCGGCGGATAGCCGGTAGTAATCCACCGTTACCCGCTGGTCACAGATCGCCATGTCCCGTGGGATCAGCTCGGCTGCCTGTGCCGCGCTCAAGGGCTCGGTCGCAATGATGTAGCTGCCTGCGGGCAGGATCTTGCCGCCCAGTTCCGGGTTCAGGTCATTCATGTAGGCGTTGCAGCACAGCACCAGCGTCCTGGCCTGTACCGAGCCCGAGGCGGTATGCACCTTGACCTGCGGGCCGTAGTCGATGCGGGTCACGCCCGAATGCTCGAACAGCCTGACCCCCAGCGCCTGGGCAGCGGCAGCTTCGCCCAGCGCCAGGTTCAAGGGATGCAGATGCCCGGAACCCATGTCGATCATGCCGCCGACATAGCGATCCGAGCCTACGACGCTGTGCATCTGTTCCGGCTGGACCAGTTGCAGGCTGTGGCGATAACCCAGGCTGCGCAATTCTTCGAGTTCTTCAGCGAAGCCGGCAAAGTCACGGGGCTTGTTGGCGACATCGCAGTAACCCCATTTCAGATCGCAGTCGATGCCATGGCGTTCGACCCGCTGGCGGACGATCTCCACGGCCTCGATCCCCATCAGCTTGAGCTGGCGCACGCCGTCATGGCCGATGACCGAGGTGAACTGCTCAAGGTCA
Proteins encoded:
- a CDS encoding phospholipase D family protein; translated protein: MKTSWALPLCLLVALSVSGCTHLSVPNEPSQVLAPSTSEFGRSIQALAMPHEGRSGFRLLPESTDAFMARAELIRSAKSSLDLQYYIAHDGLSTRILIDELLKAADRGVRVRILLDDTTSDGLDQPIATLAAHPNIQIRLFNPQNLGRETGVTRSVGRLMNLSQQHRRMHNKLWLADSSVAIVGGRNLGDEYFDAEPNMNFTDIDMLSVGPVAEQLGHSFDQYWNSTLSKPIDEFMYILPTTKDLAKARKRLAKSLEEAHQQHKALYERLMSYKTRPSLNTWLNELTWAHNQALWDAPTKVLARGEPDPHLLLTTQLAPELLKAHQELMLISAYFVPGEAGLLYLTNRADAGVSVSLLTNSLEATDVPAVHGGYAPYRKALLEHDVKLFELRRQPGDTGSTGSGPHLFKRSSFLTSSDSSLHSKAMIFDRQKIFVGSFNFDPRSVLWNTEVGVLVDSPQLAEELRELTLQGMAPNLSYEVKLENGQVVWVTEDNGQMHTLHKEPGGWWRRMNSWVSKAIGLEKML
- a CDS encoding aminotransferase-like domain-containing protein — encoded protein: MTLYVNLAELLGSRIENGFYRPGDRLPSVRALSLEHGVSLSTVQQAYRVLEDSGLAAPKPKSGYFVPASRKAPALPAVGRPVQRPVDISQWEQVLDLIRVSPAHAITQLGRGMPDISSPTLKPLMRSLSQLSRKQSMPGLYYDNIHGVHTLREQIARLLLDSGCNLTANDLIITTGCHEALSASIRAICSPGDIVAVDSPSFFGAMQTLKGLGMKALEIPTDPITGISLEALELALEQWPIKAIQLTPSCNNPLGYVMPEARKRALLTLAQRFDVAIIEDDVYGDLAFNYPRPRTIKSFDEDGRVLLCSSFSKSIAPGLRVGWVAPGRYLERVLHMKYIGTGSTAPQPQLAIAEFLQGGHFEPHLRRMRAQYQRSRDQMIDWVMRYFPEGTRVSRPQGGFMLWVELAEDFDTLRLNRALLEYDVQIAVGSIFSASGKYRNCLRMNFAPKSTPEIENAVRTIGMMIAKMSAQTD
- a CDS encoding DUF1127 domain-containing protein gives rise to the protein MNGLSDVRLALHSHELQEKSLAGNASANSQPCMSRWALYRHRWTTRHALLKLTEDQLRDIGLDAGQAMAEAMKPFWRM
- a CDS encoding NAD(P)/FAD-dependent oxidoreductase: MNARVQNNPHAASYYAASSHPQADYPALQGELTVDVCVVGGGFSGLNTAIELAERGLSVALLEARKIGWGASGRNGGQLIRGVGHDLEQFTSVIGHDGVRQLKLMGIEAVEIVRQRVERHGIDCDLKWGYCDVANKPRDFAGFAEELEELRSLGYRHSLQLVQPEQMHSVVGSDRYVGGMIDMGSGHLHPLNLALGEAAAAQALGVRLFEHSGVTRIDYGPQVKVHTASGSVQARTLVLCCNAYMNDLNPELGGKILPAGSYIIATEPLSAAQAAELIPRDMAICDQRVTVDYYRLSADRRLLFGGACHYSGRDPQDIAGYMRPKMLEVFPQLAGVKIDFQWGGMIGIGANRLPQIGQLKDKPNVFYAQAYAGHGLNATHLAGRLLAEAIAGQHSDGFELFAKVPHMTFPGGKHLRSPLLALGMLWHRLKELR